Genomic DNA from Pseudomonas helmanticensis:
AGTACAGGCTGATGCTCCAGATCGTCGTGCGGCGTACATCTTCGTTACGCGTGGTGCGCAGCACTTGCTCGGTTTCGATGACATCTTCGAACTGTTTGCGGATTTCATCCGTCAGGCGCTTGCCACGCCCGGCCTTCACGGCAGCCTTGTAGTCACCGCTGGAGCGCTGCAGGTCGATCATCGACTGCGCGTAGTTCGCCCATTCGGTCTGCAATGCCTGCAGACGGCGCAGACGATCGGTTTGCACCGGGTTGTCGGCGGTCAGCTCAAGCAACGTATTGAGGGCTACGGTAATGCGTGGTTTGGCGGTTTCGTACGGGTCGAGAAAGTGCTCGTCACCGCTGAGCAGAAAACCGCGCATGCCGGTTTCCAGATCGACGGTGAGTTTCACTGCTTCATTGGCGTTATTGATCACCCGATCGGTGTGCTCGACCCATTGGATCACCGACAGCAAATAGGTAATCAGCGACACAAAGAACACGGCACTGAGCACGCCTACGCCCAAGGGCAGACTGATGTTGCGACTCAGGAGTTTACGAAACCGCTGTTCATCAACTGAAGACGAAGAGGACATGGGGCAGCCTTGTCGATCGGGTGAAAAACAGGGAGTTTGCCCCAAAATGGCGGCATGGATCCATTTTTCCTACAGATTTAGCAGGATTTTCCCACTTTTGCCTGCACCCCGGTACGTGCCAACAGTTATCCTTGCCCGCCCCAACTGCAGCTAAGCTTTTTTGTGTCAGTTCGGGAACTTGTGGCCATGCGCTACTTACTCATGCAAGAGCCCGGCACATTCGACCGGCCGAAACCCCGCGTTAATTTCTTGAGAGCCTTCAATATGTCCACCCCAGCGTTCACCATCCTTGTAGTAGAAGACGACGACATCGTGCGCATGCTCATCGTCGATGTGCTTGAGGAGCTGGAGTTCAAGGTGCTGGAGGCTGATGGCAGCGAGCAGGCATTAGAGGTGTTGCAGGACCACTCCATAACAATCGACCTGATGATGACCGATGTCGGTCTGCCCGGCATGGATGGCCGTGAACTGGCCACCGAGGCTCGAAAGCTGCGCCCAGCTCTGCCCGTCCTGTTCGCCAGCGGCTATGCCGAAACCATCGATGTGCCTGCGGACATGCACGTCATTGGCAAACCGTTTTCCATTGATCAACTGCGCGACAAGGTCAAAGGCATTCTCGCCAACTGATTTTTTTACCCAGACACCTCCAGATCATTAGCCGTTGCACGAGTCTGGATCGACTGGTCGATCTGCGGCTTGTGGTCTAATTGCGCGCCTGTTTTGCCCTGCCCGTTTTCAAGGAACATCTGCTCATGAACACATCCCCTGTCACCAAAGTCCTGGTCATCGGCTACGTCTGGCCCGAACCACGCTCTTCGGCAGCCAGTGGGCATGTCATGCAAATCCTCGAAACGTTTCTTGAGCAAGGCTGGAACATCACCGTCAGCAGCCCGGCAGGTCCCGGCGAACACAAGGCTGACCTGAGCGCTCTGGGCATTCGTGAAGTGCCGATCGAACTCAACAACAGCAGCTTCGACGCCTTCATCAGTGAACTGGCGCCGGGCATCGTGCTGTTCGATCAATTCATGATGGAAGAGCAGTTTGGCTGGCGGGTCGAGAAACACTGCCCGCAAGCCCTGCGCGTGCTGGAAACCTCCGATCTGCAAAGCCTGCGATTCGCTCGCCAGCAGCGCCTCAAGGAGCGCTTGAAGGACGATCCCGACAACCAGGATTTCACCGCGTTGTTCGCGCCGGCGTTGCGTGAGGAATTCGAATTGATGGCCGACAGCGACCTCGCCAAGCGTGAGATCGCCGCGCTGTATCGATGCGACCTCAACTTGATGATTTCGCAGGTCGAGATCCAACTGCTGGTCGAAGAGTTCGGCCTGCCGGGTGCGCTGCTGCATTGGTGCCCGTTGATGATCGACCTGCCGACAGCCGAGCCGCGCACTTTCGCCGAGCGCGCGCATTTCCTCAGCATCGGCAATTTCCGCCACGCACCTAACTGGGATGCGGTGCTCTGGATGAAAACCACGATCTGGCCGTTGATCCGCGCGCAACTGCCGCAAGCGCAGTTGCACATCTATGGCGCCTACACCCCGCCCAAGGCCACGGCCCTGCACAATCCGGCGCAAGGTTTTCATGTAATGAACTGGGCCGAAGATGCCTTGCAAGTCATGTCCGCCGCGCGGGTTTGCCTGGCGCCGCTGCGCTTTGGTGCCGGCATCAAGGGCAAGATTGTCGATGCCATGCTCTGCGCAACACCGTCCGTGACCACACCGATCGGTGCGGAAGCCATGCACGGCGGCCTGCCGTGGCCCGGTGCAATCAGCTGCAGCGCAGAGGACTTCGCCAATAATGCCGTGCAACTTTATCGGGATGAACAGCGCTGGGAAGAGGCCCGCCAGGCAGGTCAGTCGTTGTTGAGCGAGCGTTACCGCAAGTCAGTACATGGCCCGGCACTGATCGACAAGTTGCGGGACTGTCTGGAAAACCTGGCTCAGTCAAGAAAATCAAACTTCACTGGAAGCATGTTGCGCCACCACCATCACAAAAGTACTCAGTACATGGCGCAATGGATCGAAGCCAAGAATCGCAACACCCTGGATAAAGACTGACTGATAAGAAACTCCAGAATACATATATCCAGCATCAACTAATACATTGATTAACACCCCTGACTTCAATTAAAAACAAGTGACTTGCCTAATTAAATCGCAAGCCACTTATTTAATGATTATCACAGGGACGTTTATCATGAGCACCGCGACCAGCAGTAACTATTCACTCACTAACTGGATGAGTGCCAACAGCGCCATTGATGTTTTACCGTTATATAAACTGACCCTGCCTGGCACTCATAACGCCGGTTGCGACTGGAAGGCTTCGTATGCCCTGATTCCGGGAGCGCACTGGGTGGCGTGTCAGCACAGGTCGTTTTATGATCAGTTGACTAATGGCGCCAGAGCCCTGGATTTGCGGCTCACCTATCAAAACAGCGGTGTGGGACTTAACAAATTTCGCTTCCAGCACAATGGCTTCTTGTCTTCGCGCTCGCTTGTACAGCTGATCACCGATATTGAGCGTTTCCTCTCAGAGTACCCCGACGAGTTCATTGTTCTCGACTTCCATGAAATGAAAGACGGAGACCGCCCCTTTGACTTTGCATGGTTCAACGACATGTTCATTAAACTGCTGGGCAACAGGATCATCCCTACCAGCAATGACGGCCTGAACCTGCAACAATTAAAGAGCATAAGCCGCACACAAAGAATCCTGATTCACGCAACACAGCACAATGAACTGGACCGAAAATACTTCAACCCGAAGCTCCACCATCAATGGATTGGAACGCAAACTCCGAGTGCCAGCGACCTGCATAAATTCATCGCCGAAACAATGTCTTCTCCGCCCTTCCGATATGCACCATGGTCGCTGTCGGCGACCAGTTACGCGGCGTTGGGTGGCCCGGTCGACATTCATACCGAGCTGGATCGCTGGTTTGACCCCGCCAACAGTGACTGGCTGCAAAACTGCAATGTCGTCAACGTCGACTTCATCGAAGAGTCCCGACTGGTTGCGTTTTGCATCAGCGCAAACCTGAACAAAGTGCGACGCGGCTAAGTGTTACTGTCGAGTGCCATTCATTGGCTATTTTTTAGCAGATATTGCGGCGTCTGGTAATGTTCCTCGGTGTTTGTATGCTGTATTCGAGATTTCCCGACAATCGGTGAAACTGGACGGTGCCACCTGCGCGGTACCCGATATTTCAATGCATCGCCCAAGGATGGGGCGATAAATGACGACAAGGAGTTGTCACGATGAACAGCGCCACCGCAACACTCGACAAGCAGACCTGGATGAGCCACGTACTGGATATCGACCAGCTGAAACTGACCGATATTGTCTGGCCCGGCACGCATAACAGCGGCATGGATAAAAAGGCGCCCAACTACGAGGTGATTGTTGGCAACTGGACGACTTGCCAGAACGATTCATTCGCCTGGCAACTGGACAACGGCGCCCGCGCATTCGACATACGCCTCGGTTGCACTGCCGGGCCAGAGCGCCCGCTGTATTACTTTCATCACAATGGCTTCCAGTCTCATCGCGTCCTCGAGGAATTGGTCGAGGCGGTCGACGACTTCCTTGATCGAAACCCCGACGAATTCATCGTGCTGGACTTTCATCAATTGGGTGATGGAAACAAGCCTTTCGATCGGCAACGTCTGAGTGACTTTATGCTCAATCGCCTCGGTTCGCGGCTGATTCCCCATATGGATTCGATGAGTACGATAGGTCAGCTGAAACGCAGCAGTAAAAAGCGCCGCATCGTCATGGCCGCGCCCTACTCGCCAGTGCAGGACAGAAACTATTTCTGGTCGCAGATCCCGCACAAGTGGAACAAAAGAGTCTTTACCGACACCGCAGCGCTCGAACTGCATATCGGCAAATCGCTTGAGGGCACACCCCATGAAACGTTTATCTGGTCGTTGCCGGCCACCTGCTATTCGCTGCTGGGAGGCCCCAGCGGCATCAAGAAACAAATCAATGACTGGTTTCACTCGAGCCGAGGCTGGGTCACACGTTGCAGCATCATCAGCACCGACTTTTTTGATGAATCCGAGATCGTCCGCAACTGCTGGGTCGCCAACAGCATGAAGGCGGTTTATGGACGCGCTTTGTATCAAACGAGCTGAAACGCTTCCTCGAACGCTGGCACAGCGCGGGCAGAAAGGGGCATGATCGCCAGGCGATAACAATAAAAGCGTCCTGACATGAGCCGAACAGCCCGAGTAACCGATCCTTCTTACGAGTTGATGGATGACCATAACGGGTTATCCATCATCTACCGCCAGCACGGTTTCCCGTGCCCGCTGGTGCGCTGGCACTTCCATAAGGAGTACGAGCTGCACCTGATCGTCGCGAGTTCGGGCAAAGTGTTCATTGGCGATTACATCGGCAACTTCTATCCGGAAACGCTGTTTCTCACCGGCCCCAATCTGCCGCACAACTGGATCAGTCAGGTTGCCGGGGATGAGGTCGTCGAGAAACGCGACATGCTGGTCAATTTCACCGATGAACTGTTCGAGGGTGGCCATCAGGTCTTCGCCGAGCTGAAGTCCCTCGCACCGTTGCTGGAGCGTGCGCAGTACGGCATCGAGTTTCGCTGCAAACACACCATTCGCCAGGCCATGACGCTGATGCAGCGTATTGCCGACTCAAAAGGCATCACCCGGCTCGGGCATTTTTTCATCCTGATGGAGCTGCTCGCGGCCAGCGATGATTTTCAGCTTCTGTCCGGCGCGACCACTCCGCAGCTCGCCGACGAGCACAACATCGACCGGACCAACCGCGCGGTCGATTACATATTTAGCCATTACGCCCGCGACATATCGCTGGAGGAAGTTGCCGAGCACCTGGGCATGACGCCGACCTATTTCAGTCGCGTGTTCAAGCAAGCCACCGGGCGTAACTTCATCGAATTCGTCAATCGCCTGCGTATCAGCAAATCCTGCGAGCTTTTGGCCGATGGCGACAAACCGGTGACCGACGTGTGTTTCGAGTCGGGCTTCAACAATATTTCCAATTTCAACCGGCGCTTTCAGCAGCTCAAAGGCATGACGCCGTCGCACTATCGTCGCCTGGCGGTGCAGCGCCTGACCGAGCAAAACCACGGCTAACCCCGACTAACCTGTGGGAGCGAGCCTGCTCGCGAAAGCGGTGTGTCAGCGGTAGATTCGTCAACTGATCCCACCCTTTCGCGAGCAGGCTCGCTCCCACAAAGTACATTGCAACATCTGAAACCTGTACACATCCGATCGCCCAGCACCGCTGAAAACCCCTTCCCTGCGTTTACCCCGCCAAACCCCAGTGCAAAAAAGTATCGATAAAAGTGCTAGGGATGATTTGTCAGTCCTGCGATTGAAGGCTGTAATCAGTGCACATTCTTCCTGCACAGGAAGACACAAAAACAATAACTGTCCTTCTGCCTCTCACTGGGTGCAGAAAAGGAGTGCACGATGCAACCCACTGCAAAAGCTCTGCTCGCCCTCACCTGCATGACCCTCAGCAGCGTCAGCCTTGGCGCCCAGACCCTGACCATCGCCACCGTCAACAACAGCGACATGATTCGCATGCAAAAGCTCTCGAAAACCTTCGAGACCGAGCATCCGGACATCAAGCTCAATTGGGTGGTGCTCGAAGAAAACGTCCTGCGCCAACGCCTGACCACCGACATCGCCACTCAGGGCGGCCAGTTCGACGTGTTGACCATCGGCATGTACGAAGCGGCACTGTGGGGCGCCAAGGGCTGGCTGGAACCAATGAAGGATCTGCCGGCCAGTTACGCCCTCGACGACGTGTTTCCGTCGGTGCGTGAAGGCCTGTCGGTGAAAGGTTCGCTGTATGCGCTGCCGTTCTACGCGGAAAGCTCGATCACTTACTACCGCACCGACCTGTTCAAGGATGCCGGGCTGAGCATGCCGGAGCGTCCGACCTGGGAAGAAATCGCCGGGTTCGCAGAGAAACTTACCAACAAAGACAAAGAACAGTACGGCATCTGCCTGCGTGGCAAGGCGGGCTGGGGCGAAAACATGGCGCTGATCAGTACCGTCGCCAACGCCTACGGCGCGCGCTGGTTCGATGAAAAATGGCAGCCGGAATTCAACGGCCCCGAGTGGAAAAATGCGCTGAACTTCTACGTCGACACCATGAAGAAATCCGGCCCGCCGGGTGCATCGAGCAACGGTTTCAACGAAAACCTTGCGCTGTTCAACAGCGGCAAGTGCGCGATCTGGGTCGACGCCAGCGTCGCCGGCTCGTTCGTTACCGACAAGACTCAAAGCAAGGTTGCCGATCACGTCGGCTTCACTTTCGCGCCGCATCAGGTTACCGACAAAGGCTCGGCCTGGCTGTATTCGTGGGCGCTGGCGATTCCGACCAGCTCCAAGGCCAAAGACGCCGCCAAAGAGTTCAGTGCCTGGGCAACGTCCAAAGAATACGGCGAACTGGTGGCCAAGACCGACGGCATCGCCAACGTGCCACCGGGCACTCGCGCGTCGACCTACAGCGATGCGTACATGAAGGCGGCGCCGTTCGCCAAGGTCACGCTGGAATCGCTGAAAGCCGTTGACCCGAGCAAACCGACGCTGAAACCGGTGCCGTACATTGGCATTCAATTGGTGACCATTCCTGAGTTCCAGGCGGTTGGCACCCAGGTTGGCAAGCTGTTCTCGGCGGCGCTGATCGGCCAGACCACGGTGGATCAAGCCCTGGCCGCCGCGCAGCAGACCACCGAACGCGAGATGAAGCGCGCCGGTTATCCCAAGTAACCGCTGAACGACTTGCTCCTGCCTCCTGTGGGAGCGAGCCTGCTCGCGAAGGGTTCGTGCCAGCCAATACACATGGCACTGATCCAGCGCTTTCGCGAGCAAGCCCGCTCCCACATGGGATCTCCATAGGTCTGTATGACTCGGTTGTGATCGCCATGAATACTTCAACTGCCAAAGCCCACCTCGACCTGTCCCAGCCACAGCGCAAAAGCCGTGTGCGCAACCCCGGCTGGTTTCTGGTCAGCCCATCGGTCGCCCTGTTGCTGCTGTGGATGATCGTGCCGCTGGGCATGACCATCTACTTTTCGATGATCCGCTACAACCTGCTCTACCCTGGCGAAAACCAGTTCGTCGGGCTGGAGAACTTCACTTACTTCCTGACCGACTCGGGCTTCCTGCCCGGCGCCACCAATACATTGTTGCTGGTCGGCAGCGTGTTGCTGATCAGCGTGGTATTCGGCGTGTTGATCAGTGCGTTGCTGGAGGCCAGCGAGTTCCTCGGTCGCGGCATCGTGCGGGTCATGCTGATCTCGCCGTTCTTCATCATGCCGACCGTAGGCGCGCTGATCTGGAAGAACCTGATTTTCCATCCGGTCTCCGGAATCCTTGCCTACCTCTGGAAACTGTTCGGCGCGCAACCGGTGGACTGGCTCGCCCACTACCCGTTGCTGTCGATCATCATCATTGTTTCGTGGCAATGGCTGCCCTTCGCGATTCTGATCCTGATGACCGCCATGCAGTCGCTGGACCAGGAGCAAAAAGAAGCCGCACGCCTCGACGGTGCCGGCCCGATCGCGATTTTCTGGCACCTGACCCTGCCCCATCTGGCCAGGCCGATTGCCGTAGTGGTGATGATCGAAACGATCTTCCTGCTGTCGGTGTTCGCCGAGATTTTCACCACCACCAACGGTGGCCCCGGCTACGCCTCGACCAACCTCGCCTACCTGATCTACAACCAGGCGCTGGTGCAGTTCGACGTCGGCATGGCCTCGGCGGGCGGCTTGATTGCCGTGGTCATCGCCAACGTCGCCGCGATCATTCTGGTGCGGATGATCGGCAAAAACCTGACTGACAAAGCCTGAGGCCTGCCATGACTCTCCAACAATCCCGCCGGCTGCAAAGCCTGCTGCTCGGCACCTTGGCCTGGGCCATCGCGATCGTGATTTTCTTCCCGATCTTCTGGATGGTGATGACCAGTTTCAAGACCGAAATCGACGCGTTCGCCACACCCCCGCAATTCATCTTCACGCCGACGCTGGAGAACTACCTGCACATCAACGAGCGCAGCGACTACTTCAGTTTCGCCTGGAACTCGGTAGTGATTTCCTTCAGCGCCACCGCGCTGTGCCTGCTGATTGCGGTGCCGGCCGCCTACTCCATGGCGTTCTACGAAACCCAGCGCACCAAAGGCACGCTGCTGTGGATGCTCTCGACAAAAATGCTGCCACCGGTGGGCGTGCTGATGCCGATCTACCTGCTGGCGAAGAGTTTCGGTCTGCTCGATACGCGTATCGCGCTGATCGTGATCTACACGCTGATCAACCTGCCGATCGTGGTCTGGATGATTTACACCTACTTCAAGGACATCCCCAAGGACATCCTCGAAGCTGCCCGTCTCGACGGCGCCACGTTGTGGCAGGAAATGGTCCGCGTGCTGTTGCCGATCGCCAAGGGTGGCCTCGCCTCGACCGTACTGCTGTCGCTGATCCTGTGCTGGAACGAGGCCTTCTGGTCGCTGAACCTGACCTCGTCGAAAGCCGCGCCGCTGACCGCGTTGATCGCCTCCTACTCAAGTCCCGAAGGGTTGTTCTGGGCCAAGTTGTCGGCGGTCTCGACCCTGGCGTGTGCGCCGATCCTGATCTTCGGCTGGATCAGCCAGAAACAACTGGTGCGCGGCCTCTCGTTCGGCGCCGTGAAATGAATATTGAAAAGCAAAAGATCGCAGCCTTCGGCAGCTCCTACATAAAGCATGCCGTCCCCCTGTAGGAGCGCCGCAGGCTGGGATCTTTTGATCTTAAAAAAACAACAACGCGGAGGCCCATTCATCATGGCCAACCTGAAAATCAAGAATCTGCAAAAAGGCTTCGAAGGCTTCTCCATCATCAAAGGCATCGACCTTGAGGTGAACGACAAGGAATTCGTGGTCTTCGTCGGCCCGTCGGGCTGCGGCAAATCCACCCTGCTGCGGCTGATCGCCGGGCTCGAAGAAGTCAGTGGCGGCACCATCGAACTCGACGGTCGCGACATCACCGAGGTCAGCCCGGCCAAGCGCGATCTGGCGATGGTGTTCCAGACCTACGCGCTGTACCCGCACATGACCGTGAAAAAGAACATGTCGTTCGCCCTCGACCTGGCCGGCGTACCGAAAGCCGAGGTCGAAAAGAAAGTCGGCGAAGCCGCACGCATTCTCGAACTCGGGCCGATGCTTGAACGCAAACCAAAACAGCTCTCCGGTGGCCAGCGTCAGCGCGTGGCGATCGGCCGCGCGATCGTGCGCAATCCAAAAATTTTCCTGTTCGACGAACCGCTCTCTAACCTCGACGCCGCGCTGCGCGTGCAAATGCGTCTGGAACTGCTGCGCCTGCACAAAGACCTGCAAGCGACGATGATCTACGTGACCCACGATCAGGTCGAAGCAATGACCATGGCCGACAAAGTCGTGGTGCTCAACGGCGGCAAGATCGAACAGGTCGGCTCGCCACTGGATCTGTATCACCAACCGGCGAACCTGTTCGTCGCCGGCTTCCTCGGCACACCGAAAATGGGTTTTCTCAAGGGCAAGATTGCCCGCGTCGATGCCCAGAGCTGCGAAGTCTCGCTGGACGCCGGCACCCGCGTCACCCTACCGTTCAACGCAGCCAACCTCAGCATCGGCAGCGCTGTGACCCTGGGCATTCGCCCGGAACACCTGGAACTGGCGCAATCGGGCGACTGCACATTGCAAGTCACCGCCGACGTCAGCGAGCGCCTCGGCAGCGACACGTTCTGCCACGTCACCACCCATGCCGGCGAAGCCCTGACCATGCGCGTGCGCGGTGATCTGGCCAGCCGTTACGGCGAACAACTGAGCCTGCATCTGGACGCGGCCCACTGCCATTTATTCGATGCCGAAGGCGTGGCGCTGACGCGTCCACTGCGCGTTGCGGCCTGATTTCAAGAGACTTGCCCAATGAAACTCAATCAGCAAAATCTGCATGGCCTCGCGGCTGAAGTAAAACTGCCGGCGTACCGTCTCAGCGACACCCGTCAGGGCATCGCGCACATCGGCGTCGGCGGTTTTCACCGCGCGCATCAGGCGTATTACACCGATGCGCTGATGAACACCGGCGAAGCACTCGACTGGGCGATCTGCGGGGTCGGCCTGCGTGCCGAAGACCGCCGCGCCCGTGACGATCTCAAGGAGCAGGATTACCTGTTCACCCTGTTCGAACTTGGTGACAGCGATGACACCGAAGTCCGTGTGATCGGCGCGATTCGCGACATGCTGCTGGCGCAAGACAGTGCTCAGGCGCTGATCGATAAACTCGCCGATCCGCAGATTCGTATCGTTTCGCTGACCATCACCGAAGGCGGTTACTGCATCGACGACAGTAACGGCGAATTCATGGCGCACCTGCCGCAGATCCAGCACGATCTGGCCAACCCGCAGGCTCCGAAAACCGTCTTCGGCTTTTTGTGTGCGGCCCTGGAAAAACGCCGCGCGGCGGGCATCCCGGCCTTTACCGTGATGTCTTGCGATAACTTGCCGCACAACGGCGCGGTGACCCGCAAGGCGCTGCTGGCGTTTGCCACTTTGCGCAATAGCAATCTGTGCAGCTGGATCGACGCCAACGTCAGTTTCCCCAACGCCATGGTCGACCGCATCACGCCGATGACCAGCACCGCGCACCGCCTGCAACTGGCCGACAAACACGGCGTCGACGATGCCTGGCCGGTGGTGTGCGAACCGTTTGTGCAGTGGGTGCTGGAAGACAAGTTCGTCAACGGCCGGCCCGCCTGGGAAAAGGTCGGCGTGCAATTCACCGACGACGTTTCACCGTACGAAGAGATGAAAATCAAACTGCTCAACGGTAGCCATCTGGCGCTGACGTACCTGGGCTTTTTGAAGGGTTATCGGTTTGTCCACGAGACCATGAACGACCCGCTGTTCGTGCGCTACATGCGCGCCTATATGGACCTCGATGTCACGCCGCAACTGGCGCCGGTGCCGGGGATCGATTTGACCGAATACAAAGACACGCTGGTTGCGCGCTTCTCCAATCAGGCGATTGCCGATCAGCTTGAGCGGGTGTGTTCCGATGGTTCGTCGAAATTTCCAAAATTCACCATCCCGACGATCAATCGATTGATTGCCGATGGCCAGGAAACCAGGCGCGCGGCGCTGGTGGTGGCGGCCTGGGCGCTGTATTTGAAGGGGGTCGATGAGAATGGGGATACGTATTCGATTCCTGATCCACGGGCAGCGTTTTTTCAGGCGCTGGTGGCGGATGACGGTTTGATGACTGAGCGGTTGTTGGCGGTTGAGGAGATTTTTGGCACGGCGATACCGCGTTCGGCGGAGTTTGTGGCGGCGTTTGAGTGGTGCTGCAATAGCTTGCGCGAGGACGGTGTGACGCGGACTTTGCAGCGGATTCTGGATTGAAAAGCCCCTCACCCTAGCCCTCTCCCAGTGGGAGAGGGGACTGATCGAGTGGTTTGTGCAAGTTACATCGACCTGAACGTCCGGAGTCGAACTCAGGTATTGAATAGCCCCGGTTTGAGAGAACCGGAGTCGAACTCAAATTTTGAACAGCCCCTGATTGAGATATCCGCAGTCGAACTCAGGTTTTGAACAGCCCCCGATCGGCTCCCTTCCCCCTCGCCCCCTTGGGGGAGAGGGCTGGGGTGAGGGGGTAAGCTCTTGATCTTCACCACACCCGAGTGGTCCACACATGACAACACAACAACTCTTCCTCGGCATCGACTGCGGCACCCAAGGCACCAAGGCGATCATCCTCGACGCCGCCAGCGGTCAAG
This window encodes:
- a CDS encoding ABC transporter ATP-binding protein, coding for MANLKIKNLQKGFEGFSIIKGIDLEVNDKEFVVFVGPSGCGKSTLLRLIAGLEEVSGGTIELDGRDITEVSPAKRDLAMVFQTYALYPHMTVKKNMSFALDLAGVPKAEVEKKVGEAARILELGPMLERKPKQLSGGQRQRVAIGRAIVRNPKIFLFDEPLSNLDAALRVQMRLELLRLHKDLQATMIYVTHDQVEAMTMADKVVVLNGGKIEQVGSPLDLYHQPANLFVAGFLGTPKMGFLKGKIARVDAQSCEVSLDAGTRVTLPFNAANLSIGSAVTLGIRPEHLELAQSGDCTLQVTADVSERLGSDTFCHVTTHAGEALTMRVRGDLASRYGEQLSLHLDAAHCHLFDAEGVALTRPLRVAA
- a CDS encoding ABC transporter substrate-binding protein, giving the protein MQPTAKALLALTCMTLSSVSLGAQTLTIATVNNSDMIRMQKLSKTFETEHPDIKLNWVVLEENVLRQRLTTDIATQGGQFDVLTIGMYEAALWGAKGWLEPMKDLPASYALDDVFPSVREGLSVKGSLYALPFYAESSITYYRTDLFKDAGLSMPERPTWEEIAGFAEKLTNKDKEQYGICLRGKAGWGENMALISTVANAYGARWFDEKWQPEFNGPEWKNALNFYVDTMKKSGPPGASSNGFNENLALFNSGKCAIWVDASVAGSFVTDKTQSKVADHVGFTFAPHQVTDKGSAWLYSWALAIPTSSKAKDAAKEFSAWATSKEYGELVAKTDGIANVPPGTRASTYSDAYMKAAPFAKVTLESLKAVDPSKPTLKPVPYIGIQLVTIPEFQAVGTQVGKLFSAALIGQTTVDQALAAAQQTTEREMKRAGYPK
- a CDS encoding carbohydrate ABC transporter permease — its product is MNTSTAKAHLDLSQPQRKSRVRNPGWFLVSPSVALLLLWMIVPLGMTIYFSMIRYNLLYPGENQFVGLENFTYFLTDSGFLPGATNTLLLVGSVLLISVVFGVLISALLEASEFLGRGIVRVMLISPFFIMPTVGALIWKNLIFHPVSGILAYLWKLFGAQPVDWLAHYPLLSIIIIVSWQWLPFAILILMTAMQSLDQEQKEAARLDGAGPIAIFWHLTLPHLARPIAVVVMIETIFLLSVFAEIFTTTNGGPGYASTNLAYLIYNQALVQFDVGMASAGGLIAVVIANVAAIILVRMIGKNLTDKA
- a CDS encoding glycosyltransferase — translated: MNTSPVTKVLVIGYVWPEPRSSAASGHVMQILETFLEQGWNITVSSPAGPGEHKADLSALGIREVPIELNNSSFDAFISELAPGIVLFDQFMMEEQFGWRVEKHCPQALRVLETSDLQSLRFARQQRLKERLKDDPDNQDFTALFAPALREEFELMADSDLAKREIAALYRCDLNLMISQVEIQLLVEEFGLPGALLHWCPLMIDLPTAEPRTFAERAHFLSIGNFRHAPNWDAVLWMKTTIWPLIRAQLPQAQLHIYGAYTPPKATALHNPAQGFHVMNWAEDALQVMSAARVCLAPLRFGAGIKGKIVDAMLCATPSVTTPIGAEAMHGGLPWPGAISCSAEDFANNAVQLYRDEQRWEEARQAGQSLLSERYRKSVHGPALIDKLRDCLENLAQSRKSNFTGSMLRHHHHKSTQYMAQWIEAKNRNTLDKD
- a CDS encoding response regulator, with the translated sequence MSTPAFTILVVEDDDIVRMLIVDVLEELEFKVLEADGSEQALEVLQDHSITIDLMMTDVGLPGMDGRELATEARKLRPALPVLFASGYAETIDVPADMHVIGKPFSIDQLRDKVKGILAN
- a CDS encoding phospholipase; this encodes MSTATSSNYSLTNWMSANSAIDVLPLYKLTLPGTHNAGCDWKASYALIPGAHWVACQHRSFYDQLTNGARALDLRLTYQNSGVGLNKFRFQHNGFLSSRSLVQLITDIERFLSEYPDEFIVLDFHEMKDGDRPFDFAWFNDMFIKLLGNRIIPTSNDGLNLQQLKSISRTQRILIHATQHNELDRKYFNPKLHHQWIGTQTPSASDLHKFIAETMSSPPFRYAPWSLSATSYAALGGPVDIHTELDRWFDPANSDWLQNCNVVNVDFIEESRLVAFCISANLNKVRRG
- a CDS encoding AraC family transcriptional regulator; translated protein: MSRTARVTDPSYELMDDHNGLSIIYRQHGFPCPLVRWHFHKEYELHLIVASSGKVFIGDYIGNFYPETLFLTGPNLPHNWISQVAGDEVVEKRDMLVNFTDELFEGGHQVFAELKSLAPLLERAQYGIEFRCKHTIRQAMTLMQRIADSKGITRLGHFFILMELLAASDDFQLLSGATTPQLADEHNIDRTNRAVDYIFSHYARDISLEEVAEHLGMTPTYFSRVFKQATGRNFIEFVNRLRISKSCELLADGDKPVTDVCFESGFNNISNFNRRFQQLKGMTPSHYRRLAVQRLTEQNHG
- a CDS encoding carbohydrate ABC transporter permease — translated: MTLQQSRRLQSLLLGTLAWAIAIVIFFPIFWMVMTSFKTEIDAFATPPQFIFTPTLENYLHINERSDYFSFAWNSVVISFSATALCLLIAVPAAYSMAFYETQRTKGTLLWMLSTKMLPPVGVLMPIYLLAKSFGLLDTRIALIVIYTLINLPIVVWMIYTYFKDIPKDILEAARLDGATLWQEMVRVLLPIAKGGLASTVLLSLILCWNEAFWSLNLTSSKAAPLTALIASYSSPEGLFWAKLSAVSTLACAPILIFGWISQKQLVRGLSFGAVK
- a CDS encoding phosphatidylinositol-specific phospholipase C domain-containing protein; this translates as MNSATATLDKQTWMSHVLDIDQLKLTDIVWPGTHNSGMDKKAPNYEVIVGNWTTCQNDSFAWQLDNGARAFDIRLGCTAGPERPLYYFHHNGFQSHRVLEELVEAVDDFLDRNPDEFIVLDFHQLGDGNKPFDRQRLSDFMLNRLGSRLIPHMDSMSTIGQLKRSSKKRRIVMAAPYSPVQDRNYFWSQIPHKWNKRVFTDTAALELHIGKSLEGTPHETFIWSLPATCYSLLGGPSGIKKQINDWFHSSRGWVTRCSIISTDFFDESEIVRNCWVANSMKAVYGRALYQTS